A part of Aegilops tauschii subsp. strangulata cultivar AL8/78 chromosome 2, Aet v6.0, whole genome shotgun sequence genomic DNA contains:
- the LOC109745421 gene encoding BTB/POZ and MATH domain-containing protein 2-like, which yields MGNVNSGLFLHGECQSETSSTCFTESAMSAHNFVVRDYPLLEGIGAGEFVSSSTFNVGGYAWTIKFYPDGEQKDKSSDMASCYLYCASQANNRYVQKSTLRALSDANNGRFTIRCVLQVIHETRTVRNRRPVEVPPPSLMESLEHMLKDGEGADVTFSVRDQLFRAHRCVLAARSQVFKAELFGPMKESKTGHIMVDDMEPQVFEALLHFMYTDAMPDDDEDEGKIVRLQHLLVAADRYGVDRLKIMCEDKLHEGIDVDTVATTLLLAEQHHCEDLKEACIQFISSPRDKLSAVMATDGFKQLVVSCPLLMEDILKGVSCT from the exons ATGGGCAACGTTAACAGCGGACTTTTCCTCCATGGCGAGTGCCAGTCCGAGACGTCGTCGACGTGCTTCACTGAGAGCGCCATGTCGGCCCACAATTTCGTGGTGCGCGATTACCCGCTGCTTGAGGGCATCGGCGCCGGCGAGTTTGTCAGCTCGAGCACGTTCAACGTCGGCGGCTACGCGTGGACGATCAAGTTCTACCCCGACGGGGAGCAGAAAGACAAATCTAGCGACATGGCCTCCTGTTATCTGTATTGCGCCAGCCAAGCGAACAAC AGATATGTCCAGAAATCGACGCTTAGAGCTCTGTCGGACGCCAACAACGGCCGTTTCACGATAAGATGCGTTCTCCAGGTCATACATGAAACTCGGACGGTGCGCAACAGGAGACCTGTAGAGGTGCCGCCGCCAAGCCTGATGGAGAGCCTCGAGCACATGCTCAAGGATGGAGAAGGTGCAGATGTGACGTTCAGTGTGCGCGACCAGCTGTTCAGAGCCCATAGATGCGTGTTGGCTGCACGTTCTCAGGTTTTCAAGGCCGAGCTCTTTGGACCCATGAAGGAAAGCAAGACAGGGCACATCATGGTGGACGACATGGAGCCCCAGGTCTTTGAGGCGCTTCTTCACTTCATGTACACGGATGCTATGCCAGATGACGATGAAGACGAAGGCAAAATTGTAAGGCTACAACACTTGCTAGTTGCCGCGGACAGGTACGGAGTAGACAGGTTAAAGATCATGTGTGAAGACAAGCTGCATGAGGGCATCGACGTCGATACGGTTGCCACCACGTTGCTTCTGGCAGAGCAGCATCACTGCGAGGATCTTAAGGAAGCTTGCATTCAGTTTATTAGTTCACCACGGGACAAACTATCTGCTGTCATGGCAACTGATGGATTCAAGCAGCTCGTAGTTAGTTGTCCTTTGCTCATGGAGGATATACTGAAAGGAGTGTCCTGCACCTAG